One part of the Arthrobacter tumbae genome encodes these proteins:
- a CDS encoding MFS transporter, translated as MPRLLADITPLKESPAFRRLYFGTALSAIGTNLTLVAVSLQVYDITGSSLNVGLIGLFALVPLIFAGLYGGAVADAHDRRKVALLSGLGLWASTIGIAVQAWTGANNIWLLYLLIAVHSGFAGINQPTRTAIIPRLVRPELLPAANALSMITFGLAFTVGPMLAGVLIAQVGYGWTYTIDVVTFTAALWALFRLPAMPPEGPVRRAGLATVIEGFRYLGTRPNIRMTFLIDLAAMVMAQPRVLLPAVGAVFIGGGELTVGILLGASAFGAVLSGLFSGPLGHIHRQGRAVQWSVAGWGASISAFGLVVILAGRSPDGGMTPWIIPAAVCLLLAGVSDSVSGVFRSTILQSATPDAMRGRLQGVFIVVVAGGPRLGELVGGGFAEWIGEGWTALWGGIVCILLVLLLARLQPRFGQYDSRNPEP; from the coding sequence GTGCCCAGACTCCTCGCAGATATCACTCCGCTGAAGGAAAGTCCGGCGTTTCGCAGACTGTACTTCGGCACGGCGCTGTCGGCGATCGGCACCAACCTCACCCTCGTCGCGGTCAGCCTGCAGGTCTACGACATCACAGGGTCCAGCCTGAACGTCGGCCTCATCGGGCTGTTTGCACTGGTGCCGCTGATCTTCGCCGGCCTCTATGGCGGCGCCGTCGCAGATGCGCATGACCGCCGCAAGGTGGCGCTGCTGTCCGGTCTGGGACTGTGGGCGTCAACCATCGGCATCGCAGTGCAGGCCTGGACCGGTGCCAACAACATCTGGCTGCTGTATCTCCTGATCGCTGTGCACAGCGGGTTCGCAGGCATCAACCAGCCCACGCGAACGGCCATCATCCCGCGACTGGTGCGCCCTGAGCTGCTGCCCGCCGCCAATGCGCTCTCCATGATCACGTTCGGGCTCGCCTTCACTGTCGGCCCCATGCTTGCGGGCGTGCTCATCGCCCAGGTGGGCTACGGCTGGACCTACACCATCGACGTCGTTACGTTCACCGCCGCGCTGTGGGCGCTGTTCCGCCTTCCCGCCATGCCGCCGGAAGGGCCGGTGCGCCGCGCCGGCCTTGCCACCGTCATCGAAGGATTCCGCTACCTCGGCACGCGGCCCAACATCCGGATGACTTTCCTCATTGACCTTGCCGCGATGGTCATGGCGCAGCCGCGCGTTCTCCTGCCCGCGGTGGGTGCGGTGTTCATCGGCGGCGGCGAGCTCACTGTCGGCATCCTGCTGGGAGCAAGCGCGTTCGGGGCGGTCCTCTCGGGACTGTTTTCGGGTCCGCTGGGGCATATTCACCGGCAGGGGCGGGCGGTCCAGTGGTCCGTGGCCGGCTGGGGCGCGTCGATCAGCGCCTTCGGGCTGGTGGTCATCCTCGCCGGACGCTCACCTGACGGCGGGATGACGCCGTGGATCATTCCCGCCGCCGTCTGCCTCCTGCTGGCGGGCGTTTCGGATTCGGTCAGCGGCGTCTTCCGCAGCACCATCCTGCAGTCAGCCACTCCGGATGCCATGAGGGGACGCTTGCAGGGAGTGTTCATCGTCGTCGTGGCAGGCGGCCCAAGGCTGGGGGAGCTGGTCGGCGGCGGGTTCGCGGAGTGGATCGGCGAGGGGTGGACGGCGCTGTGGGGCGGGATCGTGTGCATCCTGCTGGTCCTGCTGCTGGCCCGCCTCCAACCGCGCTTCGGCCAGTACGATTCCCGGAATCCGGAGCCCTGA
- a CDS encoding MBL fold metallo-hydrolase: protein MLTSEVAEGIHWLEHAHVNVYFVEQDGRVMIIDAGLPGIWPRIRAALRELGFEDSVVALVLTHGHFDHVGAAARLRTHYRLPILVHPDDAYIAAHPYRYKHELNRVAVVLRNPRSLPIIGRMKMAGALTVRGVTDTLPLVPGIAGNLPGTPEVIHVPGHTAGHVALHFPDRQTLIVGDALVTLNPYTGTKGPQIVSGAATANSPQALDSLDRIAALPADKVLTGHGEPWLSSPADAVAIAKLNGPS from the coding sequence ATGCTCACCAGCGAGGTTGCTGAAGGAATCCACTGGCTCGAACACGCCCACGTGAACGTCTACTTCGTTGAGCAGGACGGTCGCGTCATGATTATCGACGCCGGCCTTCCCGGCATCTGGCCACGCATCCGCGCCGCGCTCCGCGAACTTGGATTCGAGGATTCAGTGGTGGCCCTGGTTCTCACGCACGGGCACTTTGACCATGTGGGCGCGGCCGCCAGACTGCGCACTCATTACCGCCTGCCCATTCTTGTCCACCCCGACGACGCCTACATTGCCGCGCACCCCTATCGCTACAAGCACGAGCTGAACCGGGTTGCGGTCGTACTTCGAAACCCTCGGAGCCTCCCGATTATCGGCCGGATGAAGATGGCTGGCGCGCTTACCGTCCGCGGTGTCACGGACACCCTGCCGCTTGTGCCCGGAATCGCAGGCAACCTTCCCGGCACCCCGGAGGTCATCCACGTTCCCGGCCATACCGCCGGCCACGTAGCCCTCCACTTCCCGGACAGGCAAACGCTGATCGTGGGCGACGCACTGGTCACCCTGAATCCCTATACCGGCACGAAGGGGCCACAGATCGTCTCGGGAGCCGCAACGGCCAACTCACCACAGGCGCTGGACTCCCTCGACCGGATAGCGGCGCTACCCGCCGACAAGGTGCTCACCGGTCACGGCGAGCCGTGGCTCTCAAGCCCGGCAGACGCCGTCGCGATCGCGAAGCTGAACGGACCGTCCTGA
- a CDS encoding esterase/lipase family protein, with amino-acid sequence MQLLRRGRAWILDYAYVGFWQARGFLFRGDAARQLSGDKAPVILLPGIYEPWQFMHPVASHLHKAGHPVHAVTALGYNRGTVPAMAELVAQYLRERDLTDVVLVAHSKGGLIGKYVMTLPDSAPRVRQLIAVNSPFSGSVYAMFALLPSLRAFSPRNRTLNALHANLAVNSRITSIYGTFDPHIPGGSELVSATNVQLDVMGHFRILGNERLLEAIDTAIAEHAPD; translated from the coding sequence ATGCAGCTGCTTAGGCGCGGCCGGGCGTGGATCCTCGACTATGCCTACGTGGGCTTCTGGCAGGCGCGGGGCTTTCTCTTCCGCGGAGATGCCGCCCGACAGCTGTCCGGGGACAAGGCCCCCGTGATTCTGCTGCCGGGTATCTATGAGCCATGGCAGTTCATGCACCCGGTGGCGTCCCACCTGCACAAAGCGGGGCATCCGGTGCACGCTGTCACTGCGCTTGGCTACAACCGTGGAACCGTTCCCGCGATGGCTGAGCTGGTGGCGCAGTACCTCCGGGAACGGGACCTCACCGACGTCGTCCTCGTAGCCCACAGCAAGGGTGGGCTGATCGGAAAGTACGTCATGACCCTTCCGGATTCCGCGCCGCGTGTCCGCCAGCTCATTGCAGTGAACTCTCCGTTCTCAGGCTCGGTCTACGCCATGTTTGCGCTGCTGCCGAGCCTGCGGGCCTTCTCACCACGGAACCGGACCCTGAATGCGCTGCACGCCAACCTTGCGGTGAACTCCCGCATCACTTCGATCTACGGGACGTTCGACCCGCATATCCCGGGTGGAAGCGAGCTGGTCAGTGCCACCAACGTGCAGTTGGATGTGATGGGGCACTTCCGGATCCTCGGAAACGAGCGATTGCTGGAGGCGATCGACACCGCCATCGCCGAACACGCTCCGGACTGA
- a CDS encoding alpha/beta fold hydrolase gives MGRGPWDDVVLERVDCSTVTVRSIRSEGRPVVLVHGIGVSARYFEPLARELARNTSVYAVELPGFGSSPGPRRALSVPELGEIVLTVLQRLDLGDVVLVGHSMGCQVATETALRDPKRISRLVLLGPTTNDHERSIRKQALRLAQDTLRESPVVNFVVFTDYLRSIVPYLRTLPALVNHRLEDAIAGVTCSVVLMRGGRDPIAPVDWLRRLASANGHAAIVEVEGAPHVLMYHHAAETAHGMLTRDPHAAA, from the coding sequence ATGGGCCGTGGGCCATGGGATGACGTAGTCCTCGAGCGGGTGGATTGCAGCACGGTTACCGTGCGGTCGATTCGGTCCGAGGGGCGGCCGGTTGTGCTTGTTCATGGGATCGGAGTCTCTGCACGCTACTTCGAGCCGCTTGCCCGGGAGCTCGCCCGGAACACTTCGGTCTATGCGGTGGAACTTCCCGGGTTCGGGTCGTCTCCGGGGCCGCGCCGGGCACTTTCTGTACCTGAGCTGGGGGAGATTGTGCTGACGGTTCTGCAGCGTCTGGATCTCGGGGATGTGGTGCTTGTTGGGCACTCGATGGGCTGCCAGGTGGCAACCGAGACGGCGCTGCGGGATCCCAAGCGGATATCCAGGCTCGTGCTGCTCGGTCCCACCACCAATGACCACGAGCGCTCCATTCGGAAGCAGGCGCTGCGCCTGGCGCAGGACACCCTGAGGGAATCGCCGGTGGTGAACTTCGTCGTGTTCACTGACTATCTGCGCTCCATCGTGCCGTACCTCAGGACGCTCCCGGCCCTGGTGAATCATCGGCTCGAAGATGCAATAGCGGGTGTCACCTGTTCCGTGGTGCTCATGCGGGGAGGGCGTGACCCGATTGCTCCGGTGGACTGGCTGCGTCGCCTCGCCTCGGCCAACGGGCACGCGGCGATCGTCGAGGTCGAGGGCGCCCCGCACGTTCTCATGTACCACCATGCGGCGGAGACCGCGCACGGAATGCTGACGCGAGACCCGCATGCAGCTGCTTAG
- a CDS encoding Fur family transcriptional regulator: protein MTEHAAPANTWAVSLRSVGRRVTKQRLAVLAAVERSPHSTADDVVTAVRAELADITVQSVYVVLSDLTVSGLLRRIETPNSPARYETRVNDNHHHAVCTGCGRIEDVDCAVGHAPCLTPSWSPGSSQMTIQIADVVYQGLCTDCRQNSRELPEQVENH from the coding sequence ATGACCGAACATGCCGCCCCCGCGAACACTTGGGCTGTGTCCTTGCGTTCAGTGGGACGCCGGGTCACGAAGCAGCGCCTCGCAGTGCTCGCCGCCGTCGAACGGTCGCCGCATTCAACCGCCGACGACGTCGTTACTGCGGTTCGCGCCGAACTCGCCGATATCACAGTCCAGTCGGTCTATGTAGTGCTCTCCGACCTCACCGTCAGCGGACTGCTGCGCAGGATCGAAACCCCGAACTCGCCCGCGCGGTACGAGACCCGGGTCAACGACAACCACCACCACGCCGTGTGCACAGGGTGCGGCCGGATCGAGGACGTGGACTGCGCCGTGGGACATGCGCCGTGCCTGACGCCCTCCTGGTCGCCCGGGTCCAGCCAGATGACCATCCAGATCGCCGACGTCGTCTATCAGGGCCTGTGCACCGACTGCCGTCAGAATTCCCGAGAACTTCCCGAACAAGTAGAAAACCACTGA
- a CDS encoding catalase, producing MTANYSTTQSGAPVVDDSNSSALGRDGAIPLTDHYLIEKLAQFNRERVPERVVHAKGGGAFGVFEATEDVSKYTKAALFQQGAQTETLLRFSSVAGEQGSPDTWRDPRGFALKFYTSEGNYDLVGNNTPVFFIRDGIKFPDFIHSQKRLPGSNLRDADMQWDFWTLSPESAHQVTWLMGDRGLPASWRTMNGYGSHTYQWINEAGEKFWVKYHFKSAQGHEALTGDEAEALAGSDADHHIRDLYENIEQGNFPSWDLKVQVMPYEDAKNYRFNPFDLTKVWPHSDYPLIPVGKLTLNRNPENYFAQIEQATFAPSNFVPGIAASPDRMLQARIFSYADAHRYRVGTNHAQLPVNAPKSEVRNYSKDGGSRFFFNSPQTPVYAPNSVGGPAADPSLTGPEGGWENDGALVRAAHSLHAEDDDFGQAGTLYREVYDDAEKARFLETITGAVSGVTIADIRERAIQYWTNVDADLGAKLRANLGSATGAAQNSDAEAATKF from the coding sequence ATGACTGCCAACTACAGCACCACCCAATCGGGTGCCCCCGTTGTCGACGACAGCAATTCCTCAGCATTGGGCCGCGACGGCGCCATCCCGCTGACTGACCATTACCTGATCGAGAAGCTCGCCCAGTTCAACCGCGAGCGTGTGCCCGAGCGCGTTGTGCACGCCAAGGGCGGCGGCGCATTCGGCGTATTCGAGGCCACCGAGGACGTCAGCAAGTACACCAAGGCAGCGCTCTTCCAGCAGGGCGCACAGACCGAGACGCTGCTGCGCTTCTCCTCCGTGGCAGGCGAGCAGGGTTCCCCTGATACCTGGCGCGACCCCCGCGGTTTCGCCCTGAAGTTCTACACCTCCGAGGGCAACTACGACCTCGTGGGCAACAACACCCCTGTGTTCTTCATCCGCGACGGCATCAAGTTCCCCGACTTCATCCACTCGCAGAAGCGCCTCCCCGGCTCCAACCTGCGTGATGCGGACATGCAGTGGGACTTCTGGACCCTCTCCCCCGAGTCCGCGCACCAGGTGACCTGGCTCATGGGCGACCGCGGCCTCCCGGCCTCGTGGCGCACCATGAACGGCTACGGCTCGCACACCTACCAGTGGATCAACGAAGCCGGAGAAAAGTTCTGGGTCAAGTACCACTTCAAGTCTGCACAGGGCCACGAGGCACTGACCGGCGACGAAGCCGAGGCACTCGCCGGCTCGGACGCCGACCATCACATCCGCGACCTCTACGAGAACATCGAGCAGGGCAACTTCCCCAGCTGGGACCTCAAGGTCCAGGTGATGCCGTATGAGGATGCGAAGAACTACCGGTTCAACCCGTTCGATCTCACCAAGGTGTGGCCGCACTCGGACTACCCGCTGATTCCGGTGGGCAAGCTGACTCTGAACCGCAACCCGGAGAACTACTTCGCGCAGATCGAACAGGCAACCTTCGCGCCGTCGAACTTCGTACCGGGCATCGCCGCGTCGCCGGACCGCATGCTGCAGGCACGCATCTTCTCCTACGCTGACGCACACCGCTACCGCGTGGGCACCAACCACGCGCAGCTGCCCGTCAACGCTCCCAAGAGCGAGGTGCGCAACTACTCCAAGGACGGCGGCTCACGCTTCTTCTTCAACTCGCCGCAGACTCCGGTCTACGCACCGAACTCCGTTGGCGGGCCTGCGGCAGATCCGTCACTGACCGGGCCTGAGGGCGGCTGGGAGAACGACGGCGCCCTGGTGCGTGCCGCGCACAGCCTCCACGCTGAGGACGACGACTTCGGCCAGGCAGGCACGCTGTACCGCGAGGTCTACGACGACGCCGAGAAGGCCCGCTTCCTGGAGACCATCACCGGTGCCGTGAGCGGAGTCACCATCGCCGACATCCGCGAGCGCGCCATCCAGTACTGGACCAACGTCGATGCCGATCTCGGTGCGAAGCTCCGCGCCAACCTCGGCAGCGCGACGGGTGCTGCACAGAACTCTGACGCCGAGGCCGCGACCAAGTTCTAG
- a CDS encoding TetR/AcrR family transcriptional regulator — MARPPKPERKNELLEQIVDHLLDKTFASLSFRTLADGLGISSYVLVYHFGNREELINEIVRHIEARHDALKPENPEGFTREDFRTWILGAWSWLLIERNRQLQRLEFEAALQDAVSVNPRGSALKKFAYWHSFSADWLVNQGMQRAEAESSARLFTSSLYGLQYDYVLNQDRDSVERALQLLMDRFFTGLDLANSRTNP, encoded by the coding sequence ATGGCGCGCCCCCCGAAACCGGAACGGAAGAACGAGCTGCTCGAGCAGATCGTCGATCATCTCCTCGACAAGACGTTCGCGAGCCTGAGCTTCCGTACCCTTGCGGACGGCCTGGGCATCAGCAGCTACGTACTCGTGTACCACTTCGGTAACCGCGAGGAACTCATCAATGAGATCGTCCGCCATATTGAAGCGCGTCACGATGCTTTGAAGCCTGAGAACCCCGAGGGATTCACCCGGGAAGATTTCCGCACGTGGATCCTGGGTGCCTGGAGCTGGCTTCTGATTGAGCGAAACCGCCAGTTGCAGCGGCTCGAATTTGAAGCCGCTCTCCAGGACGCAGTGAGCGTCAATCCACGCGGCAGTGCCCTGAAGAAGTTCGCCTACTGGCATTCCTTCTCGGCAGACTGGCTGGTCAACCAGGGTATGCAGCGTGCGGAGGCCGAGTCCTCTGCGCGGTTGTTCACTTCGAGTCTGTACGGCCTGCAGTACGACTACGTCCTGAACCAGGATCGGGATTCCGTCGAACGGGCCCTGCAGTTGCTGATGGACCGCTTTTTCACCGGTCTTGACCTGGCTAATTCCCGGACGAACCCCTAA
- a CDS encoding MMPL family transporter yields MAFLLYRLGSFAYRRRWWVVSAWLAIMVAVGGSAVAFSGTLSNNFTIPGTESQRVLNQLKEEMPEAVGGMGTIVFQSTDGEFTAEQQNTATAALTDVEGLDGVESVIDPFETAQQLADSREEIENGRAELEAGAQELVDGAAQLDAAQAQLDDQRAQFEAGKTFLPAEQIDATVAQLDAAQAGIDAQRTQLDEGQAELDAARVELERGERLLEATSGVQFVSDDDTTAVASVQFTTAVDAITPETREAVQEAADAATEAGLNVEYSKEIVQDISEIFGPAEVIGLLVAAIVLIVMLGTLVAAGLPLLMAIVGVGVGVGITFALTGVIQMSSISPVLALMLGLAVGIDYSLFIVNRHRTQLLRGMPLQESIARATGTAGNAVLFAGITVIIALAALAVPGLPFLTILGLSAAGTVAVSVLVALTLTPALLGFMGRKVISKRRWKTAHPASEAAADEHTVDDSYAAGRGWGGFVTRKPVLTVLAGVAALGVLALPALELRVGLPDGGSEPTDSTAYQAYTLVGEKFGEGTNGPLLAVGELPQIADEGERTDLQLDVADRLAAIDDVVTAVPAGISDDGRTAIYQVIPAEGPASESTEQLVRDLRAEAASIEDATGVTVSFTGQTAANIDVSAKLMEAMPLYLGIVVGLSLVLLLLVFRSILVPLIATAGFLLSLLASFGATVAIYQWGWLGDFFGVTNPGPILSFLPIILIGVLFGLAMDYQMFLVSGMRESFVHGRPAKEAVRVGFSHGARVVTAAAIIMVSVFAGFVFSHLTMVRPIGFGLAFGVLLDAFIVRMTLIPAAMHLLGRSAWWLPKWLDRILPDVDVEGARLVEQTNDDGARQVPASDPVTTGR; encoded by the coding sequence ATGGCATTCCTCCTGTACCGACTCGGTTCCTTCGCCTACCGCCGCCGCTGGTGGGTGGTCTCCGCCTGGCTGGCCATCATGGTCGCTGTCGGTGGCTCAGCCGTCGCTTTCTCCGGCACCCTGAGCAACAACTTCACCATCCCGGGCACTGAGTCCCAGCGTGTCCTGAATCAGCTCAAGGAGGAGATGCCCGAGGCCGTCGGCGGCATGGGAACCATTGTTTTCCAGAGCACCGACGGCGAGTTCACCGCCGAGCAGCAGAACACAGCCACCGCTGCCCTCACCGACGTTGAAGGGCTCGACGGCGTTGAGTCAGTCATCGACCCGTTCGAGACTGCCCAGCAGCTCGCCGACAGCCGCGAGGAGATCGAGAACGGCAGGGCGGAACTCGAGGCGGGAGCCCAGGAGCTCGTAGACGGCGCCGCCCAGCTCGATGCCGCCCAGGCACAGCTCGATGACCAGCGTGCGCAGTTTGAAGCGGGAAAGACGTTCCTGCCCGCGGAACAGATCGACGCAACTGTGGCGCAGCTTGACGCCGCCCAGGCCGGGATCGATGCCCAGCGCACCCAGCTTGACGAGGGCCAGGCCGAACTGGACGCCGCCCGCGTGGAACTCGAGCGCGGTGAGCGCCTCCTCGAGGCCACCTCAGGCGTGCAGTTCGTGTCCGACGACGACACCACCGCGGTTGCCAGCGTCCAGTTCACCACCGCAGTCGACGCCATCACGCCCGAGACCCGTGAAGCGGTTCAGGAAGCAGCTGACGCGGCGACTGAGGCCGGGTTGAACGTCGAATACAGCAAGGAAATCGTCCAGGACATCTCGGAGATCTTCGGCCCGGCCGAAGTCATCGGACTCCTGGTCGCCGCCATTGTCCTCATTGTCATGCTCGGAACACTCGTAGCAGCGGGCCTGCCGCTGCTCATGGCAATTGTCGGAGTGGGAGTCGGCGTCGGAATCACCTTCGCCCTCACCGGAGTCATCCAGATGAGCTCCATCTCGCCGGTGCTTGCGCTGATGCTGGGCCTCGCCGTCGGAATCGACTATTCACTGTTCATCGTGAACCGCCACCGCACGCAGCTGCTGCGCGGTATGCCGCTGCAGGAATCCATTGCGCGTGCCACGGGGACCGCAGGCAACGCTGTCCTTTTCGCGGGTATCACGGTCATCATCGCCCTTGCTGCGCTCGCCGTCCCCGGCCTGCCGTTCCTCACGATCCTCGGCCTATCCGCTGCCGGAACAGTCGCCGTCTCCGTGCTGGTTGCGCTCACCCTGACGCCGGCGCTGCTAGGCTTCATGGGCCGCAAGGTCATCTCGAAGCGCCGCTGGAAGACCGCGCACCCCGCCAGCGAAGCGGCGGCTGACGAGCACACGGTTGATGATTCCTATGCAGCCGGCCGCGGCTGGGGCGGTTTCGTCACCCGCAAACCGGTCCTCACGGTGCTGGCAGGCGTCGCTGCGCTCGGTGTCCTTGCCCTGCCGGCGCTGGAACTACGTGTCGGCCTGCCCGACGGCGGCTCCGAGCCGACCGATTCCACCGCCTACCAGGCCTACACACTGGTGGGGGAGAAGTTCGGCGAGGGCACCAACGGTCCTCTCCTCGCCGTCGGTGAATTGCCGCAGATCGCGGATGAAGGCGAACGCACTGACCTCCAGCTCGACGTAGCCGACCGCCTCGCCGCCATCGACGACGTCGTGACCGCCGTCCCTGCCGGAATCAGTGATGACGGACGCACCGCCATCTACCAGGTCATCCCCGCTGAGGGCCCGGCCAGCGAGAGCACCGAGCAGCTGGTGCGAGACCTCCGTGCCGAAGCCGCCAGCATTGAGGACGCCACGGGCGTCACCGTGTCCTTCACCGGGCAGACGGCCGCGAACATCGACGTCTCCGCAAAACTCATGGAAGCCATGCCGCTCTACCTTGGCATCGTCGTCGGGCTGTCCCTGGTGCTGTTGCTCCTCGTGTTCCGGTCCATCCTGGTGCCGCTCATCGCCACTGCCGGCTTCCTCCTCTCGCTGCTGGCCAGCTTCGGCGCCACCGTCGCGATCTACCAGTGGGGCTGGCTGGGCGACTTCTTCGGCGTCACCAATCCCGGCCCGATCCTGAGCTTCCTTCCCATCATCCTGATCGGCGTGCTGTTCGGTCTGGCCATGGATTACCAGATGTTCCTCGTCTCCGGCATGCGCGAGTCCTTCGTCCACGGCCGGCCGGCCAAGGAAGCGGTCCGGGTGGGGTTCAGCCACGGCGCCAGGGTGGTGACGGCTGCGGCCATCATCATGGTGTCTGTGTTCGCCGGCTTTGTGTTCTCCCACCTGACCATGGTTCGTCCCATCGGCTTCGGCCTGGCGTTCGGCGTGCTGCTTGACGCGTTCATTGTCCGGATGACGCTGATCCCGGCCGCAATGCACCTGCTTGGCCGTTCGGCCTGGTGGCTGCCGAAGTGGCTGGACCGCATCCTGCCGGATGTTGACGTCGAAGGCGCCCGTCTGGTGGAACAAACGAACGACGACGGCGCGCGCCAGGTTCCGGCGTCGGACCCTGTGACGACAGGCCGCTGA
- a CDS encoding TetR/AcrR family transcriptional regulator, with protein sequence MTEQQISRREQNKLETRRAIAQAALNLARTHGMGGFTAEQIADQANVSRRTFFNYFHSPEEALIVSTESFLDRAEAELAARPGDEPILDAMIAALAATTKVENLKDCGDLFRMAAGNPDLLGSHLLAWERAEARIISAVEDRLRGQASTLYVHALVGSLLSCAKAAMREWASGENPDHNAAQTLEDSIVATLSMLRDGFSRPSS encoded by the coding sequence GTGACAGAACAGCAGATCAGCCGCCGCGAGCAGAACAAGCTCGAGACACGGCGCGCTATTGCCCAGGCGGCTCTCAACCTCGCGCGCACCCACGGCATGGGCGGTTTCACGGCTGAGCAGATCGCCGACCAGGCAAACGTTTCCCGCCGGACCTTCTTCAACTACTTTCACAGCCCGGAAGAGGCGCTGATCGTCTCCACGGAGTCTTTCCTGGACCGCGCGGAAGCAGAGCTTGCCGCCCGCCCCGGGGATGAGCCCATCCTCGACGCCATGATCGCAGCCCTCGCCGCCACTACCAAGGTGGAAAACCTGAAGGACTGCGGCGACCTCTTCCGCATGGCTGCAGGCAACCCCGATCTCCTCGGTTCCCACCTCCTCGCCTGGGAGCGGGCTGAAGCGCGCATCATCAGCGCGGTCGAGGACCGGTTGCGCGGCCAGGCTTCGACCCTCTATGTCCACGCGCTGGTCGGATCGCTGCTCTCCTGCGCTAAGGCCGCAATGCGGGAGTGGGCATCGGGCGAGAACCCGGACCACAATGCGGCGCAAACCCTTGAAGACTCCATCGTCGCGACGCTGAGCATGCTTCGCGACGGCTTTTCCCGTCCTTCTTCCTAA
- a CDS encoding FAD-dependent oxidoreductase, translated as MKAIIIGAGIAGLATAKNLAEFGWQVEILERAPGPRASGYMVDFFGPRYDAAEKMGVLPALQARAYSVHEVSYVNAKGRSTGRLSYERFSKAVDGRLMSIMRPDLEDALRESLPASVRLRYGATFKQIENYDDGACVHTSDGRLIDADLVVGADGIHSVVREAVFGPESRYINYLGFHTAAFTFEDPVTSEQVSGRFALSDTRDRQIGLYGLRDAKVAAFLIHRDASPALPVNRREALRKEFSGAGWLAPRALDQAPEDPYYDVVAQIHMERWHSGRVVLVGDACQAVSLLAGQGASLAVAGARILSNHLAESASIADGLVAYEEHWMPVAREKQEAGRRAARWFLPSSGPELLLRRVMLKLSRLPVINRFIGASLAGKAVPIS; from the coding sequence ATGAAGGCCATCATCATCGGCGCGGGGATCGCGGGCCTGGCTACGGCGAAGAACCTTGCGGAATTCGGGTGGCAGGTGGAGATTCTGGAGAGAGCGCCGGGACCTCGGGCAAGCGGCTACATGGTTGACTTCTTCGGTCCCAGATATGATGCCGCGGAAAAGATGGGCGTGCTGCCGGCGCTGCAGGCCCGGGCGTACTCCGTCCATGAAGTGTCGTACGTCAATGCGAAGGGGCGCTCAACCGGGCGCCTCAGCTACGAACGCTTCTCGAAGGCAGTCGACGGCCGGCTGATGAGCATCATGCGACCGGATCTCGAGGATGCACTGCGGGAAAGCCTTCCTGCGTCAGTCCGCCTTCGCTACGGCGCAACTTTCAAGCAGATCGAGAATTACGACGACGGCGCGTGCGTCCATACCTCGGACGGACGGCTTATTGACGCTGACCTCGTGGTCGGCGCGGACGGCATTCACTCGGTGGTGAGGGAAGCCGTCTTCGGGCCGGAATCCCGGTACATCAACTACCTCGGATTCCATACTGCTGCATTCACCTTCGAGGATCCCGTCACGAGTGAGCAAGTCAGCGGCAGGTTCGCCCTCAGTGACACCAGGGACAGGCAGATCGGACTCTATGGGCTGAGGGATGCGAAGGTCGCCGCGTTCCTGATTCACCGGGATGCTTCTCCCGCACTGCCGGTAAATCGAAGGGAGGCCCTGCGCAAGGAGTTTTCGGGCGCAGGTTGGCTCGCTCCACGCGCTCTCGACCAGGCGCCCGAGGACCCGTACTACGATGTTGTCGCCCAGATCCACATGGAGCGGTGGCATTCCGGCCGGGTGGTTCTGGTGGGTGATGCGTGCCAGGCGGTTTCGCTGCTCGCCGGCCAGGGGGCGTCACTGGCGGTTGCCGGAGCCCGCATCCTGTCGAACCACCTTGCGGAGTCCGCATCGATTGCGGATGGACTCGTCGCTTATGAGGAGCACTGGATGCCGGTCGCCCGCGAAAAGCAGGAGGCCGGGCGCCGCGCAGCGCGCTGGTTCCTGCCGTCGTCGGGCCCGGAACTGTTGCTGCGTCGGGTGATGCTGAAGCTGTCCCGGCTGCCGGTGATCAACCGGTTCATCGGCGCTTCACTGGCGGGCAAAGCGGTGCCCATCTCCTGA